One Primulina eburnea isolate SZY01 chromosome 4, ASM2296580v1, whole genome shotgun sequence genomic window, GTTTTGATTAAATGCAATGGAATGAATAATGTTAAAAGGGAACTTTGTTAATTCCTGTCATTGGAAGTGTTTCATATGCAATGGATTATGGAACAATACTAAAAGTGCATTTTTTTACTTTATACAATGGATCTGTACAAGTGAGAGGTAGGTTaatctttctcttcttctctttgTTACCGtcaaattcattttattttatatatttatgtttcGCATATTTTCTGTCAATTCTCTGTGTGTGTTTTTTAAATCTTGGCTACGCTCACACTTTGATTGGAGCTTTTTGCATTTTTGTTTTCGATGTTCAATGTTAATGTAGTCGTGAATTGATTTTTTTGGTTTGTTATCATctatctaattttattttattttggtaCAATTGGTGTGAAAATGGTGctcaattttctttattttgttcTTCTCAAGTTTCTATAAGTTTTTtaaatggtttttaatgtgttaatttAATTGAGGTTGACATATATATTTAAGCTTCGGAATCCACTGCATTTCAATAATATATTCATGATACAAAATATTTTGGTGTAATGGTGTTGTGATATCATGAATGTTTAATATAACAGGCTCATATATTCATaacacacgcaacgcgtgtgcctcggttgctagtatatatatatatatatatatatatatatatatatatatatatatatatatatatatattatatatatatatatatatatatcatgtggCTCGTCCCTTACTtggcacgtctcgcgcatatgagcgacCTCCTTCGGTGAACTACATGTGGCTCGTCGTGCATATGAGCGACCTCCTTCGGTGAACTACATGTGGCTCGTCCCTTACTTGGCATGGTGAAATACATGTGGCTCATCCCTTACTTGGCATTGTGAACTACATGTGGCTCGTCCCTTACTtggcacgtctcgcgcatatgcgcgacctcctTCGGCACATATaagcgagacctactggtctcagcGTTTCGCTCCTcggcatctcgcgcatatgcgcatacttcatccgcgcatgtgcgAGACATTCTCTGGAATTGACATTGATCAATAcacctcctcgcgcatatgcgccccctgtctcgcacatatgcgcgaggtcctatgcctgcctcacgcatatgcgtgcATCAGtgctgcgcatatgcgcgaggggtactaTCCTCGCATATAATTCACGTCTTTtttcgtctttcccggtctgatcctctccgtctataatcacatcaattattactaaatcatttcagattacaataacaaaattctcgggcattatagGTTGGATGCGCATTTGTTTCAATTTTGTTTCATTATTATTGCAAAAATAAAATGCGCATTTTGCTATGTATGGCTTGGATGACTTCCGATGGGGAACCACTGCGTTGGAAATGTTGGATGTTCACTGCGTCGGAAATGTTGGATAAATAATCGAGAAAATTGTATTTGTTATTTTATATACTTACATTATGTGGTTTTGGTTTTTTATGTTgttaaattttagttttagtgtaatatttttcttttaataaattTAGTTCTTTTCGCTGATGTGACGAACATACAACCTGATATTGTGTCGACATCAAACTAATATGTGTATTGTCCCACCAGTGCTCTCCCTGAAAAAAAGACCTAAATTACAGTTTCCACTCAATAAGTGATCATTCAAAAATACAAAGTTGTACAATCTCAATATGTTGTACCTAGGATCAACAAAAATGAATGGTCTTGGAATGCGTACACAAAACTCCTACCAAATTGTTTATCGAGGCCATGAATATTAGGAGAAATCGAGCAACATCTTGGAAATATACCCGGCAAATTGTCCTATTGCCTACGGGGGAAATTTTTAACCCAGAAAAATAACTTTGAGCTGAAACAACATATACGGacaaatgagaaaaatgagctTTTGGCCCAACATGTACATAAAATCGACAGATGGAAGTTGATCAAGTTTTTTGGTTATTAACTAACCACTCCTTTGCATGACTAGTCATGGAGAGCAGAGCAGTTGCGGAGTACGGACATCATGGATGAATCCAACTGTCGGATAATCAGCATTACAAAAAGAGGAGGGCGACCCATCAATCTACACACATTCTCCAAACAAAATCTGCAGAATTCTTATTTTAGCAAAACTTTCAGTTTACTTAATTTTCATTGTAATTTCACTTACATTCCCTAGCTTTTAGTTTCAATCCTtcaaatatatttcataatctttgTTGTAAAAAAGGTTCTTCTTATTTCTTAGTGTTTATTCATGTCATTTAAGAATTTTGTTTCAGAATATCTTTTCAATATTAGTATCCAACTAAGGATCTTAGAACTAACAACTCAGTCGAAGATTTACGTCATATGATTCAGAAGTTAGATTTTCATTTCTCTCATTTAAATTTGTGACTTACACACGTGACACAACCACAAAATTCGGAGCAAACAGAATGATTCATTAATCTATATTAACTTCTAATTTGTATTTACAGGGAAAGTAAAATTTCGATAACTAGTAAACTCATGAAACTTTAATGGTCAAAATATCTATTAACTTCATGAATTCTTTTTCTGCTTTTTTATTaagtttttctattttttttaatagattATTTGCTATAAAAGATTTTTTTAGTGAACGTATCACAACTAACTCCTATTTCTTTTATGTAAAGACGAAAaagtaattttattttctcGTCTACTTACTATGGTGACGAACAATCAAATTATCACTATATTTGTTCTTTTTTCTACTTCTTCTTCCAAGTACAGGATAACCCAAGGGGTTGTGGGCTTTTTCCTACTAATTGGGGCTCTCCCTTCCCCACCTCCATGGGTCTAAGCGTTCATAACTACTCTTTTTTACTACATTACGCTTTTCTAGCCAACACTTGGATTCGACTCTACCTTAGCTTTTATTGTTCACCCTAATATTCTCCACTTGTTCGACTGTTGTTGAGCAGTTTTTGATAAATTAATAAACTTACCTAATTAGATATTTATCAAAATACTAACTTAATGGAACTCTTAATTTTCTTATAACTCTTCATAACAATCTTACATATTTGATATATTAATCAACTTATCTAATTTAAAACACTAAATTAACCTTGttttgtgtttttgtttttattttatcagTATCTTTATAGAAAGACTCccaattttcataaaaaaattacaatgagACGAGGGCTTTGTTTTACCGTGAATTCAAACACACTGCTatttttctattaaaaaaatgtttacGTCACTATACCACAAAGTTGTTGACGACGCACACTTCTAACCAAATACTAAGTAATATAAAATAACATAAGTCATAATTTTTTCAATGTGCAATTCCACCGCAATGAAGTGTTACTaccaaattttttgatgataATCTCCATTTGTGATTAATAGGAATcaaatatatgatatgatttttagGATTAAATATATTctaaagacaaaaatttgtgtgagacggtctaatgagccagtattttgtgagacaaatatcttatttggatcatccatgaaaaaatattattttttatgctaagagtgttactttttattgcgaatatcggtagggttgacccgtctcacagataaagattcgtaagactaTCTCATAAGAGACATGCTCTATTCTAAGTTATCAAAATTCAAATATCTGACCTTAAATACTTTGTTTTTATCCTTTTTTTTTGTGCAAAAAAGAGTACGTGAATTTTGTGTTATTGTTCTAATGAAAATCCCTAATTCCACTCCCAAAACCAAAAAAACCCTGCATAAACCTCGCACGTGCAAGTACGAAGCTATAAATACCGATACCCGAACCTGGAAAATATTCCTTCAAAAAAGTACCTTTACCGAAAGGCCGTATATTACCGGCCGGTGGGTCCTCCGCCGTCTTTCGCGCTCTTTGACAACTAGGGTTCATCCTTGTCGGTAACATTTTTCATGCTTTTGAATTGTTCTTCGACAATTTTTGGGCTTCCTTTCTGCGTTGTTTGTGAAACTATAATCTAAAGATCAGTATGTATGTTTGCAAAGAAATATtcttctttcctttttttttttgggattttagtTTTTAATCTTTTTGGTTTTCATATGAAAAGAGGATAAGAATTCTGTGATAAACCATGGAAGATTGAAAAAACAAGGTCTTGTTATTTGGAAGCTCTTGAGTTGAGGATTTTCTTTTTGAATTTGATCAGAATTATTTGCAGGTAGTCTTATTTAACTATAGTGAATTGACTTGTCAAATTTTCCGTATGATTTGTTGATAGTTGGTCGTTGATGTATTATCACTTGGGAAAGTTTATTTAAGAGACAAGACTCGCATGGTCTTACATTTATTTTGGAATGAGTTTTACTTCTTTAATTTGGGTGCCTGGTGATTTATGTTAAAGCTTCGATATGGATATCTGCTCATAAATTTTGGGTCCTTCTAAATCATAAATGCCGCACGTTTAAATTTGGTACTGTTCTCATATTGGTTCGTTTTATGGCTGAGATAAGATTCATTGGCGAGTGAAATTGTACATGGAATCTTATCTATCTGGTTTCAGGCTAACTccagttttcaaatttatggaagtgttgcCTTGATCCATTTTTGGCATCATCCTATATGTTCCCATGGATTTAAAAGGCAAGTCGTGGGTTGGGAGCATATATCAAAAGTTTGAGACAATTTGTCAGGAGGTCGACAACTTTGTGAGCAAGGTACTTCATCATCTATTATCATGATCGAAAAATGATAATCTTGTACCCTGTCTGTTACATTCCCATGTGATAGGGACATTGCGAAATGTTTTTCCTTCACATTCATGTGTGCTCCTGTGGCCTGGTTATACCTGTCACCTTTTGGTGATTCTCTACCTTGTTTCTGTTACCCTTTGTCTGTGATGCCTGCTCTAGCTTCGTGGTCATTTCCATCTGACATTCTATTCCAGTGAGTGTATAATGATAGATGGGTTTGTGCgatgaaaaaataattattgttaACATAAAAAATTCGCTCAAGTTCTAAAATGATCAATTGTTCAGGATACCATGAAGTTTGTTGAGAATCGGGCGCAGAATATTGGTGTGAGTGTCAAAAGACTTTATTCGGATATGGAGCAAGATGAAATTCCACCTTTAAAGTGTGATACGAAACCAGAGGCACGATCAGGGATTGGTAAACAAGCTGACATAAGGGATCATGATACACCAATCTCAAGCAATATGACAAAGTTCTCTTTAGATGATAAGCTATTACCTGTGGAGCAGGGTTCCAATGATACTCTAAATAAATGTGATACATCACGACGGAGTGATGTTGGCCTTGTAACAAGTCCTACAATGACACGCGGTGCAGATTCTTTCCACAAAACCAAGACCAGTGTATCATTGAAAGAAGATGGTGGTATCATAGTTCGGAATGACTCAGGCGAGGGCGTTGAAGAAAAAATTTCTAAGGTCATGAGACCAGTCactgtcaatccaagttctaaaaatcaaattttgtgCGTAACATCTGATGAAGAAAATCACGATGAATGCAATACCGCACTGGACATGGCTTGTTTACCATCACTTTCAGTCCATGAAGCTGAGCTTTTAGCCTTCAAACAACAAGGAAGCATATGGAATAGCTTCTCAGACGAGGCAGAATATTTTTCGAATGTTCCAAGCAATGGTTGGTTATCTGAAGGTGAGTTACTGTTGGGTCTTGAGTTCGGTTTGGAAGAGGATAAAAGCCTACCTCAACAACTAGAGGCTTCAGCTGATAAAGGACATCAACATGATTCTCCACTTATGGATTCAACAACTTTATTAGCTTGTGATGCTGCTCGGAAACGATCACAGACTTGCGAGACTCTTCACGACAGCTTTTCGACAAAAAATGAGCAGAGTATGGATTCAAATGCTGTCCAGTCATCTGAAATTGAATCTTCTAGTTGTTCTCATGATGATGAAAAAGTGGAGAGTGGCgttctttcttccagtcaagataCACCCTCAATATCTTTAAATCTCTTGGCTTCCACATCTGCAAATTATACTTTAACGGCAGAAAACATATGCTACACTCCAGTTGGGTCTAATGGTTACAATCATCATATTTCCGTTGTTCCTGCATGTTCTCCTTCTTCAGCAACTGTATCCAATGAAATCAAGGCTGTGGAAATGCTTCCTACTTTCTCAACCATAAAATCCAATGGTTGgtaaatttcaaaatatattctAGATTCCCAGATAATTAAACGGTCATCTTTTTACTTATGTCATTTCTTTAACTAAACtttcatattattttttttgcatATCAGCCCATTTTCCTCTGCTTCATTGTCTTTTAGAACATTTTTCTTAAAGTATTTTTCTTTGTACTAAAATTTCAACTTTGACAGATTATAATGTTTCCACCACTCATGGGTCGGTATCTGTTGTTTCATCTGAAAGCCTACATCCACAATGCTACAAGGGTGCTCAATCAACTTTGTTAATGTCGCCTTCCGAAAGTGGTATGTTTTTTCTTGTGTATAACATCTTAATCCTTCTCTGTGTTTATCTTCTAGTTTTGACTTTAATCTGTCTATGATGGATCCAGATTTATTAATGCACCATGATATACATGCTATAAattcattttctgaattttcttATATGTTGCTCCATCATTGAACTTCTGCTACGTGTCAATTTTCTCTCCAGTTGTTGCACTTGTTCGAATATAACTTTTAATCAAATATCGGTCTGTAGTTGGCATATTGCAACGTTGTTAACTAACTTATCTAGTCCATTTTATGAAATAACGGCATGGATGTTCATGTTTTGCTAAACGTAACATGCAGGGATCTCATGTCTTTATATCGATGACCTCAACATGGAAACGATCGATCTTTCCACTGATGAGAAACATGATGTTTTCAATACCAACTTTTACAGGGCTACCCTTTATAGACAAAAAAATTTCAGATACTACAAGGTAGTATACCTACTACCCTTTTACTTGATTTACGTTTGTTATATTTGAAACTTGAATAGCCTCAATCTTGTATCTTAATTTATGGAATGCTCTTCTATTTATTTTCTAGAAATTATTGAAGGACACATTTTCATCAAGAAAGAGGTTATCCAAGGAATACGAACACCTGGCTATACTACACGGAGACGTTGACATGGAATCAACGCATATTTTCGAGCCAAGTTCTTTACCTCTTTCCACAGCATCTCTAAACATGGCTACATCTCAACCATCCCATAAGATCAGTGATTCTGATTGGGAGGTACTCTAATTGTTATCTCCAATTTTCAAGAATTATTCCTGTATAGTTCATTTTAGGAGTCCAAATTTTTCATAGTTTTTCCATATGAAACGGAAGACAATATCTCGTCTGAATAATGTTGAGTGATCATTTCTCCTCCCTCTTCTACGGTAGTCTTTTCTTGCTTTCGTACTGTAAATGTGAGGAATAATAATAGATGGGATTGATATGATACACGTGCACATTTCTCCGCCTTTCCGTCAATTGAAATTTCTCTaaaattttctctcatttttgaaATGTATGTTACTGACTAAGCCGTCTCAGGCTCCTTCCCTGCaatttttcggaatttttgCTGTATTTCATATAGTTTTGTGCCATATATCAGCTCTGCTTATAGAGAAATTACTGAACATGAACGGCATATTTTAGTGAAAAGAAGATGAAAACAATAAATATTGGTGGATAGGAGCAAAGGATCGATGCAAAGGAATATCCGCATCATCAaactttttctattttttttctatgtttttttcttttttttctatCCTGACGAAAAAAGTTGGAATATTTGGATTGAAAAATCTCCCCGTTTGGAAAtccataattataatttaagcTGTCATCCCTTGTGTGAATAATTTTCAACTTTCAGTGGATCAAGTAAAGGATAATTTGCTAACTTTGAGAGCCTAAAGAATAGTGGGATTAGTTATATTTTGTGCCTAATCTTTACTTTAAGACAAATTTGATTTTATACTAAACTTTTGAAATATGAATGAATATGGGTTTATGTCGTCCACTTCTGTTGAAACTTTAACGTCCTAAAAATTGGATTGGACAATTATATTTTCAATCTATAATCTTTATCCCAAGGTTTTAACATCCACCAAAGGTTCTTATTCTAAATTTCTTCTCTGAAATTGAGTTGAATGTGCActccaaaaattaatatttattgttGGGATCGAAAAAGTTatgtgaataaatatttttaagctTCGTGCTAGAAACGACATGGCTTTAACAATTTTTAAGCTGTTAAAATTCTTGCTTGAGCAGTTAGACTTTGTTTTTTTTATcagaaataataatatataaatttaaaagttgTAGTACAAAATAAGCGGATGAGTGATCCGCGAAATATAACAACCGCGAAAAATAAACTAAGTTCACGTCATTACAAACTTCAAATCCCTAATCACATTTGAAATCGATAGAAGATGAAATTCTTTAACCCTTGTAATTGTAGTTGCCACTCTGAACTTAATGAGCTCCCATACTGCGCTGACGTCTGCTTTTTTTTCATTGAAGATTATGTTATTCCTCTCAAGCCAAATGCTCCAAAATAAGATGTGAATCGTAACATACCATAAAATGCTAGCTCGACTCCCCGTAGATAGACCTGGAATGCTGATAAACATATCTGAAGCTTTGTGGGGAAACACCCATTGAAATCTCAGCTCTTGCATAACCAATGACCATAATATCCTTGAGTAGGAACAATGAAGTAATACGTGGTTCTGAGTCTCTTCATTACGTTGGCATAACGGGCACCAGTTAGGGCATAACGCACATGTTGGCCATCTTCTTTGCAACAAGTCCGCCGTAGGTAATTTACCTAATGCCACAATCCACGAGAACATCTGCACCTTTTGTGGGACATGAACTTTCCAGATATGATCGTATGCAGGAAAAATAGGGAAGTTTTGGATTGGAAAGAAAGAATCGTAAAAAGACTTAACAGTAAACAATCCCGTTGAGTCCCCCAACCAAACCCTGTAATCGTCGACGCCTAGCTGAACCTTGACCGAATCTAACGCACTCGCAAGAATAACAAACTCTTCCTACTCTAAATCATCTAGGTTTCTCCTAAAACGCACATCCCACCTATAAGTTTGTCTACCCTGAGGACTGACCACCTCTAAGAAGCTCAGAATAGGTTTGTTTGACACAGAACATATTCTATGCAAAGAAGGGAAACGAACTTTGAACGGAATACCCACACCCCCCCACTCATCCTCCCAAAAACGAATGTAATTTCCCCTCTCAAAACCGAACCCCACATTAGTTGAATTGCCGGGAAAGTACGATAAATGAATTTCCATGGGCTTCTTAAAGTACCATTTTTTGCCAAACCCAAATCCCACCCATTATCTTGGAGGCCGTAAATGCTTTTGATCACTTTTATCCACAAAGTCTCCTTTTCCTTTGATCCTCTCCACCACCATTTATCTAGCAGCGCTCTATTCCTCAAGACAATATTCCCCAATCCCAACCCTCCTCGATCCCTTGGTTTGCAAACATGTTCCCAACTCACAAGATGACAATGTTTATCCCCGTCCAAACCATCCCAAAGGAAATCCCGCATCGTTTTTTCCAATATTTTTGCCACCTTTCTTGGTACCTTGAACaaagacatgtaataggaaggCATTGCGCAAAGAACTGATTTTATGAGTGTCAGGCGTCCCCCTTTTGACAAATATGCTTTCTTCCAACTCGATAATTTTTTCCTCATCTTTGATACGACTGGTTCCCAAAAATCGAAGGTCGAAGGCCTACCTCCCAGAGGTAGCCCTAGATAAAGAATCGGCCAATCATCGTGTTTGCACCCAATAATTTGCGCTAATTCGACCACttcaattttttcaaaattgattCCCAAAATGAAACTTTTTTGAAGGTTTATCTTTAGTCCTGAATTTTTCCCAAATGATTTGATTAATTCCACAAGTGCAATCACTTGTGCCTTTGTTTGAACCATGAACAACGAATCATCCGCGAATTGAATATGTGATATCTCAATTTTACCTTTGCCCACCACAAGACCCCTCACCTTGTCCGAAGTCTTAGCCCTGTCTACCATCCTCCCCAAAACATCCACAACCAAGTTAAAGAGAAAGAGTGATAGTGGATCTCCTTGACGAAGTCCTCTTTCTCCTTTAATCTTCCCCCTCGGCTTACCATTGATAAAGATTGAGAACGAGACATTGGACACACACCCACACATCCACCTCCTCCATCTATCTCCGAATCCCTTCATTTGTAGCACGAAGTCAAGAAATTGTCAATCAACGTTATCATACGCCTTTTCCAAATCTACCTTCAATACCCATcccttcatttttctttttcggTACTCCTCCACCACCTCATTGGCTACAATGCAACAATCCAAGATTTGTCTCCCTTTTATAAATGCACATTGGTTCTCGGCGATTGTACTCCACAAAACTTTCTTTAATCTGTTAGTCAACACTTTTTCcaaaatcttgtacaaactgGTTATCAAACTTATTGGGCGGAAGTCTCTGACCCTAATAGCATCTTGCTTTTTCGGAATCAGACAAATAAAAGTTTCATTCGTGACGCCATTTACCACGCCTCCCTCAAAAAACTCCTCAAAGGACTTTCAACAGACCCCCCTTCAATAATTCCCAATTTTTTTGAAAGAAAGCTAAGGTGAAACCATCCGGACCCGGGGCTTTGCTCCCATCACTGTCAAACACGGCCTTTTTGATTTCAATCTCCGAGAAGGGGATCTCCAACTCCAATGCATCAGACTTCTCTAAAGGGCTCCATTCCAATCCATCCAAACCACCCTCAAACCCCTCTGTTCTTCTATAAAGATGAGTATAGTATTTGACAATATTTTCCTCAATTAGATTCTCATCCACAATTACAGACCCGTCATCCAATTCCAGCTTGTCTATAACCGACTTATTCCTTCTGTTGGTTAACAACGAATGGAAGAATTTAGAATTTAGATCGCCTTCCCTCAGCCATTTCAGTTTTTCTTTTTGACTTTCCATTTGGGTTTTTTTAAAAGTCAATTTTTCCAGCTCACATCGAAGATCTCTTCTTTCCAACTGATAGTTTTCAGACCATCTGCCACTGCCTTCTTGCTCATCCAAAAATTTCATTCTAGCAGTCAACTCTCCGATCTTGACATCCAAATTACCATAAACCTCTTTGTTCCATATTTTCAACTCTCCTTTCAATTTTTTCAGCCTACTCATGAATTTGTATCCTTCCCACCCTTGTTGGACCCCGTCGTGCCACCAACCCTTCACTAGGTCTTTGAAATTGTGGTGTGACAGCCAGACGTTCTCGAATCTGAAAGGAGTTGGCCCCCATTTCGACTTAGTAGTATCAAAAATCACCGGACAATGATCCGAGGTAACCCTTGGAAGCACTGATTGTCCGAGATGAGGGAAAAAGGCCCTCCAACCATTGGTGATAAGAAATCTGTCTAAACGGCAACAGATCGGTGAAGCTCTGAAAtttgaccatgtgtattttgcGTTCAGAAGTGGCGGTTCAATCAAGCCTAATTCACCTATCAAATTGTCGAAACAGCGCATACTCGTGGTAGATGAGGAGCTGTTCATTTTCTCTCCCGTGTTCCTTACTACATTGAAATCACCTCCCAAGCACCATTTTTCCCCACAAATAGCGCTCAATCCAGCGAGTTCATCCCAAAATCTCTCTCTTTCTCTTGGCTTAACTGGACCGTAGATCGCCGAGAACCACCAACTGATTGAATCATTAACGAAGATCCGAATAGAAACCGAGAATTCCCCTATCAAGTTATCATTAACCACCACGACCCTCGGATCCCACATCACTAATATACCCCCCGCACGGCCTTCCGAAGACAGAAAAACCCAGTCAACAAACTTAGATTTCCACAAACTAGCCACGAAACACCTATCAATTTGTTCTCTCTTtgtttcctgaatcaccacaaGGTCCGGGCTTGCTTTTCTTATTATCCTTCGTACCAGTTCCCTCTTTTTCGAATCCCCTCCTCCCCTAATATTCCAACTGAGAATTTTCATAAAGCAACCACTTTACCCCTCGAGTTTGAACCTTTACCGTAGTTAATTCCACATCTCAATCTGTTCCGCATCTCAATCTGTTCAGCTCCCTCTGCAACGAATCGGTTGGCACAACCTTATTATCACACCCATCCATTTCCAATAAACGCACACTGTTACTTTCTTGTTCTTGACCCGGCAATTCAACTAAAACCTTCCCCTCACCTCCTAAAGAACCACTAGACAATCCCATACCCACAGACGGAAACAAAAGAGATAGGAACTTGGATGATTGATTAAGTAAAGAAGGGGTGGCGTTGGTTAGTACCTGTCCCACAGAAGAAATGCCATTGTCAGGTGGATTAGGCTCAGCGACTTCCTCCAGCCTCTTTGGTGTTAAGAACAGCTCCTTTATTGAACCTTCCTGCTCTGCATCTGTCATGGATTCATCTGACTGCATCATATCTTGACTAGCATCATCTTCCGAGTTTAATTCATTTCCCAGCAAGTCATCTCCTGAGTCAAAAAACTTCATTGTTTCTCCTTCATCGGAATCGTACAGCCCCTCATGCTCACTTTCAATACCTAGTCCGATAACTGCATCAAACTTCCTTTCTTCTCCGTACCCCACTTCCATC contains:
- the LOC140830830 gene encoding uncharacterized protein is translated as MDLKGKSWVGSIYQKFETICQEVDNFVSKDTMKFVENRAQNIGVSVKRLYSDMEQDEIPPLKCDTKPEARSGIGKQADIRDHDTPISSNMTKFSLDDKLLPVEQGSNDTLNKCDTSRRSDVGLVTSPTMTRGADSFHKTKTSVSLKEDGGIIVRNDSGEGVEEKISKVMRPVTVNPSSKNQILCVTSDEENHDECNTALDMACLPSLSVHEAELLAFKQQGSIWNSFSDEAEYFSNVPSNGWLSEGELLLGLEFGLEEDKSLPQQLEASADKGHQHDSPLMDSTTLLACDAARKRSQTCETLHDSFSTKNEQSMDSNAVQSSEIESSSCSHDDEKVESGVLSSSQDTPSISLNLLASTSANYTLTAENICYTPVGSNGYNHHISVVPACSPSSATVSNEIKAVEMLPTFSTIKSNDYNVSTTHGSVSVVSSESLHPQCYKGAQSTLLMSPSESGISCLYIDDLNMETIDLSTDEKHDVFNTNFYRATLYRQKNFRYYKKLLKDTFSSRKRLSKEYEHLAILHGDVDMESTHIFEPSSLPLSTASLNMATSQPSHKISDSDWEVL